The segment CTGATAACAGCCCTGTCACTGGTGCGAGAAGCAGAAGAATCTTGGCCCTTATATTGTAGGTCATCCCGCGGCCTCTGAGGAGAGGAATTTCGCGGTGGTTCGACTCATGAAAACTGGGCATGCATCCGCAATCGCTTTGACTAACCTGTAATCATGGGAAGCCAGTCTTCACGGAACAGGAACGCAATCCATCCGGCGCCGAGTAAAACGACGATAATGATGAGGTAGACAATAAAACCAATCCCCCCAACCATCCCCTGAAAGAGGTTCTTAACCCATTTCCACCGTTTCTGCCGGTCATATTGCTGAGCCAGTTTTTCGTACTGCTGGGCCGTGTTTTTTCCACGCTGATCAGCCGTATCCTGAGCAATCCGTTGATGCATGAATCCCTGGAATTCCACGTATTGCGTTAAAGGAACGAATTGTCCCTTATTCCCCTCGCGCGCCCGGGCACGTTTATCAAACATCCCGGCTTTGATTCCCTTGATCACTTGCTCGGTCGAGAATTTATTGAGAGTCGACTTGCCTTGGGCGTCGAAGAACCGGACGTACCAGGCTTTACCAGCTGACGTTTCCATGGTTCGGGAAACTTCGGCCTGTTGAGCGTCCTGTGCCGAATTAGGCGGGGTATAAGCGGGCGTAGTTCCCCCTGTAGTTCCCCCACCCGGTTTCGATCCAATTGCTGTGTGCCCGCCGGGCGACTGTGTGACCCCTCCGCGGCTGGACATGCCCATACTACTGGGATGTCCGATTCCCGCACTCTCAACCGCCCCATCTATAAAACTCAAAGAGGGTGAATGTAATCCGAGTCCGACTAGATCATTGACCAATTCTGCACAATCGCCGTAGCGGGCATTGGGATCTTTGGCCAGCATTTTATCAATCATCAAATCGAGACGACTCGGAATCTCGCTGTTGATCTGCCGGGCACTCTTAAAAGTACCTTTTTCTTTTTCCAGAATCAGTTCGAGGGTATCTTTCCCTTTGAAAGGAAGTTCACCTGTGAGGAAATAGTAGAGTGTACAACCGAGGGCATAGATATCGGTACGCAGATCGACATGCTTGGCATTTCTTGCCTGCTCCGGGGCCATGTAGAGAGGTGTTCCCAGTCCCGTGCCGCTCTGAGTCATTGAGACGTCTTCATCAATCGCCTTGGCGAGACCAAAGTCAGCGACTTTCACAATCCCTTTGGATGTGATCAAAATATTATCTGGTTTGATATCACGATGGATCATTTTCAGATCGTGAGCCTGCTTCAATGCCTGAGCACATACCAGAACGACATGCAACGAGTCACCGACAGTCAATCGTTTCCGCTGATTCATCCAGACCTGCATGCTGTAACCGTCGATGTATTCGATGGCTACATAGTTGATTCCCTTCTGGGAATCCGCTGCGTAAACCTGAACCACGTTCGGATGGTGTAATCGTGCCATAGAGCGTGCTTCGCGCAGAAAACGTTCCACGAAGTCCGGTTTCTTCGCCAGTTCTTTGGACAACGTTTTAATGGCGACGGGACGATCCAGGCTGACTTGCTGAGCCAGAAAGACTTCACCCATGCCCCCCTTACCAAGACGCTTGCGTAGACGAAAGTCGCCCAACTGGGTTGCCTTTTTTCCTGATGACGGAGTGTTCGATTTCCCAGGAAGATTCGGCACGGATGGTGGCACAGGCGAAGGGGTCGAGGGCTGGGGAGGTGTGTCCGGCATGATCGGTTTCGTCTCTGAATTGGATTCCGCAGCCCCAATAACGGTCGCCCCCAGTGCATTAATCTGTGTCTGATCTGGAGTTGGCTTCGCTCCCTGCCTCTGACTGGAATGATGCGAAGGAGAGGTGAGCGATTTGTCCTGTGGAGGAAGTGAAGCAGTCATGATAGAGCCTCACAATTTCTATAGAGTGTTATTGGGATTCACTACGGAAGAAAAATAATCGATATGATAAAACGAGAAAACGCCTAGCGCGAATAAGAACGGACGTTACCACAATCAAGAAGTAGTGGTGCTGTCGATGGAATGCGCAGACAAATTCGGATAATAAGACAGAGAATGCAGTCTATGTGCAGGCGAATTGCCGTAAGGAAAGGTAAGAACTTAGAGAGAAGGCCCGAAGCAGATCAGGTAGGAAATGGCCAGAATTGCCAGCCTTAGTCTGTAAGTACTATTTATCCATTATGTTGAAACGACAACACTTACGCAAATCCAATTTGGGATCTGACCTTATTTTCAGGTGGAGATTTTTATCTCTTGGTCGATACCGATCTCGTTCTCTTTTTCACTCACTGGCACTGAGAATGAAAGAGACCGCGATTTTCGCCGTAAGTCGGGGGCTACCTTCAACTAATCGTCTTGGAGTATTTCGTGGGGAGGCTGGCAATTAAACCGAACACCATCATTTCCATTCTCTCAGATTATTGAAGCATCCAGCTGAGACTTGGGCAAAAAATGACGAATCTGGTTGAGCAAGGTCGGTTTACTGATCGGTTTAGTTAGATATTCGTCGCAACCGGCTTCCAGACATTTTTCGCGATCGCCCTCCATCGCGTGTGCGGTGACTGCAATGACGGGGATATCATTCCTTAAATTTCGCATCGCACGCGTCGCTGTGTAACCATCCATAACCGGCATTTGCATGTCCATAAGCACGACATCAAAGGGGCTTTTTTCGGACGACCACCCTGCTTTCAACTCTTCTTCATTCGCGATTGGCCAGGCACCATACATAGCCGTCAGCGCTTCTTCGCCATGTTCGGCGATGGTCACTTCTGCCCCGGCCTTTTTGAGAATAAACGAAATCAATCGCTGATTATCCGGACCATCATCAACCAGCAGAACGCGACAATTCAGCTTGTCACCCATTCCCAGATTGGCTTTGATCACCTTGGGTGTTTCCTCTGGATTTAAAGTCTGTCCATCAATCATTTCTACGGAAGTAAGGTCGCCGATCGCAATACTGATCGAGAAGGTACTGCCTTGTCCCACTTCGCTTGTGACTTTGATTTCCCCGCCCAGGTTTTCAGTCAGATATCTGGAGATTGCCAATCCCAACCCAGTGCCGCCGTATTTTCGGCTTAACGAGTAATCGGCCTGTGTGAATGGTTCAAACAAATGCGTCAAATCTTCGTCGCGAATACCAATTCCCGTATCGATCACATCAATCAGCAACATCCCCTCTTCTCGTCCTTCCGAATGGACAACCACTTTCACTTCACCACTGTCGGTGAATTTAATTGCATTGCCGATGATATTCGTCAGCACCTGACGATACCGATCCGGATTGGTAAAGATGTTGGACGGTATATCTCCCTGATAGGTTAACTTCAGGTCGAGGTTTTTCTTCTTCGCGACTGGCATTAGTCGTTTAGCACATTCATTAACCAAACGAACTGGGCAGCAATTTTTACTTTCCAATCGTAGTTGCGTTGTATCCAGATTGGAATAATCAAGAATGTCGTTGATAATCTCGAGAAGATGTTCACCGTTACGCTTGATGGTGTAGGTCGCTTCGAGTGTGTCTGGATCGTTCGAGTTGTTGTGTAGAATATCGGCATACCCCATGATCGCTGTCATCGGCGTCCGGATTTCATGGCTCATATTCGCGAGGAACTCATTCTTGGCTTTATTGGCAACCTGTGCTTCGTCATGAGCTTTCCGGAGGGCGATCTCGCTTCTTTTCTGAGCCGAAATATCCCACGCCAGTGAAAGCTGTACAACGTGATCCTGCTCCAACTCTAAAGGAACAGAAGTGGTCCGCATCCAACGCCGCGTCCCTTTTAGACCCTGCATTACGTATTCGATCGTAATCCGATTTCCAGCACATGCAGACTCGCTCATCTGCTTGACGCCTTCCTGGTATTCTGGAAGAACAAAATCGATCAGCGACTTTCCGATCAGATCGGAAGAGCTGTCCGCTTCCATCATCTCCAGACCGGCTCTGTTAATTTCGATAATTACTCCTTGAGGGTCTGTCAGCAGCACACTTTCAGGCGTTGCATTATTGATGGCTCGGACCTGAGATTCACTGTGACGTAATTTCTTGCGTTCTCGACGCAGTTCCGTGTTCTGTCGATACTGAGTGGTAACATCTTCGATGCAGACGAGAGCAAAATCACCCTGCTCCGGCATCGGCTGGACTGTTACCCGCTGCACCATCTTCCAGCACTGATCTACTGAGCCTAGGTTGACGGGAATCAGTGCATCATGGAGCGATGGAGATAGGACAATCGATTGCTGAGAATCGAAGACGTGGCCCACTCGCACACGAAACCGTTTGATTCCAGCCTCGGAACAGAACTCGCTAAGATTTTTCCCGACAGCATCCTTTTGCGAAATTCCGCTCCACTGGATGAGTGTCTTATTCCAACTATACAGATTCAATTCTCGATCGATAATACACACTCCAACTGGTAACAGGTCGTAATGGCTATCGGAGAACTGAGTATGCGGCAACGAGAGGAATGTCACAGATTTATCCCATCGATCAGAAGAACGAAGTTACAAAAAATGAATTGGCATTTATTAAGTTACTTGTCAGGATTTACGTAACAGAAAACAAAGCAAACAAAGTAGAGGGGATTGAATATCAGTCATCCAGGACTTTGGCCAGAAGTCGCCTCAAGCATTCCACCTGAAAGACGATAATCAAACTTCCGCGAATATCCCGACTGGCAATATTAAAGTTCGCATTAGCCACCAGTATGGTAAGCTCTTCACCAGCTTCTTCGGTCACGTTGTTCTGCATATAAGAGAGCAAATCGATCTGAGGTAGAAATTCCGGCAACGAATAATCCAAACCACACTCGAACAGATTCGAGACAGACCCGAGTACCGCGTTCAACACGATATTCCCAACTTCTTCCAGGATTCCTTCCAGGTCAAAGTCAAATTCGTCCGCCTCGTCTTCAACATCGCCCACGAAGTGTGCAAGGCTGAGAGCACTCTTGCTCGGAAACGAAAGCGACGCTTGACCGTTCAATCCACCTTGGAACTTCTGACAGATTAACGTCTGAGAGTCCGAATCGGTTTGATCCACATGCAGGGAAACGTCTCGGGGGCTACAGGCAACCACTCGAGGAACAGAAAGCTCGATCCACGAATCGGTGATTTCGCTGAGAGCAGCGGCAGCTCGGCCTGTTCCGATATTAATAATTTCGGCTAATGCATCGAGTTGTTCGACGGTTGTGTTCATGTTTGGTTCTCGATTCAAGATCGCGATAATTCGACTGGATGAGATGGACTTCAATCCGGCACGAAGGAGAGTAAAGGAGTTCCGAGTGGGTTAACAAACAGGTAAAGACAAGGCATCCTTTACAGCGGCGATTAAATCTTCCGGCTGCACTGGTTTATTCAGAAAGGCGGAAATACCGAGTCGGTCACATTCCGCTCGTGTCGTCTTCTGAATGTCGGCCGAAGCCATGATGACGGGAAACTCACTTGTTCGTTTACGAACTTCCGCCAGCAATTCGACTCCTGACATCTCCGGCATCAGATTGTCCGAAACCAGACAGGTCAGCTCTGTTTCCCGTTCAATAAATATCTTCAATGCTTCTTTTCCATCCCGAGCCTGAATCACTTCAAAACCATGGCTCACCAATGCTCTTACAATCATTTTCCGTGAAAGAGTTGAATCCTCTGCGACGAGTATGAATGGCATGTGTTTGCTCCGGAGTTATGAATTTCAAGAAAGGCAATGAATCGAACCCGCCCCGAAGGGTATCGATTACTCTGGCTGATCCAATGCGAATACAGAATTTTGGGAACGGGTTATTGTTTACTCCAAAAACATATGTTGCGTTTTAGCAACCGTCTTGAGGTCTTAACCTGCAAATTGGGTATTGAGCGCCAATAGGGCCCCCCTATTTCCGGCACAACCCGCACCACCTGAATTCAGACCTCAAATCGGCCGTCTTGCAAACGTTTCTAGAAAGAAACAGGCAGCCGCTATTGAGCGGCTTTATCCGTCTCCATAACGAAAAGAAACAGCCCCTTTTTCATCCTTAAAGGCGAGGGTTTCGACTATCAGTTCCGCAATAACGTTGCACTCAGGTGCGTCAGTTAATCGTCGTTGAGCGCATAAAAAAACGGACACCCGAGAGTGTCCGTTTTCATATTTGATGTTTAACCCAAGGGAGCTTATTCGCGGTAAAGCAATCGACCACAGGCGCGACAGAAGCGGATTTTACCCATATTGAGCTCAACCATGATATTGGGTTCCAGCATGGTGTAGCACTCGGAACAGGCATTGGACTCGACGGCTGCCAGAGCCGTATCCGAGTGAGCTGCGACCAAACGCTGGTATTGTGCCCGTTCAGAAACAGGAATACACGTTTCCGCCTCTTTTAGAGAAGAACGCAATTTGTCATTCTCTTCCTGTAGATCGGGGATCGTCGCTTCAAAGGTGGTCTTAAACTGGCCAAAGTCCGCTTTAGAGGCCTCTAGCTCTGTCTGCAGTTTTTCAATAGCCTTCGCTTGAGCGTCGATTCCATCCAGGCATTCGAGAATCTCGTCTTCAAGGACACTGTTCGCAACTTTGTCGGCCTCGATCTGCGACGTGATGATTTCGTATTCCCGATTCGATGAGGCTTCGTTCAGCTTCCTTTTGAGTGTATCGATTTTGGCTTCATTGGTCTTCAGCTGCAGTGTTTTTTGATCGCTCGTCATCTTGAGTTGTTTTTGCTTCTGACGGGCTGCTTCCAACTCGGTTTCTTTTTTGCTTACGATCTGCTCGCGAGCGGCGATACGTTTGGGGCCTGCTTCCAATTTCCCTTGTACGGCTTGAAGTCTTCGATGTAATTCGTGCAGATCTTTAAGGTCTGCTGCGGTCGTACTCATCCGTTATACTCTCCTGGGGAAGCGTTCAAGATCACTTGCAATACGTTCTACTATATCAAACATACATAAAAAAAGCCGGTCACAAGGACCGGCTGATCGAATCAATTTGAAATGTTGGCTGCCGCCAGGGTATCTAAAAACCCTTTTAGCTGCTTACTCCTGACAGGATGTTGCAGCTTGCGGACGGCTTTCGCCTCGATCTGGCGAACCCTCTCGCGGGTCACTTTGAAGATTCGTCCGACTTCTTCCAACGTGTAGGTATAGCCATCTCCCAAGCCGTAGCGGAGTTTGATGATTTCCCGTTCACGATAGGTGAGAGTCTTAAGGACGATATCAATTTTGTCCTTCAGCATCTCCTGGGTAGCGGCGTTGACAGGGCTGTCGCTGCCACTGTCTTCGATGAAATCACCGAAGTAGCTGTCTTCACTTTCTCCGACAGGCCGATCGAGACTGATCGGATGGCGGGAAATCTTCATAACACGACGAGTTTCTTCAAGACTGACTTCGGCAGCTTCGGAAGTCTCTTCGAGGGTTGGTTCCCGTCCGAGTTCCTGAACCAGCCGTTTACTTACTTTTCGCAGCTTGGACATCGTCTCGATCATATGAACCGGGATACGAATTGTCCGAGCCTGGTCCGCAATAGCGCGGGTGATCGCCTGACGAATCCACCAAGTGGCGTACGTCGAGAACTTATAGCCGCGGCGATATTCATATTTATCAACCGCACGCATCAGTCCCGTATTCCCTTCTTGAATCAGGTCGAGGAAGCTCAGGCCACGGTTACGGTATTTCTTGGCAATCGAAACCACCAGTCGCAGGTTACCACCGGAAAGGTCTCGCATCGCCTGTTCGTAGGCGAAGAACCGCTCCTGAGTTTCCTGAACACGGGTTTTCAATGATTGAGGAGTCTCCAGCGTCATGATCATCAGGTCATGCAATTCACGCTGCAGGTTGGCTCTTTCGTCTTTGGCTGTTTTCAATCGTTGCAGGTTTTTAATCTGCGATTCCAGCTCAAGCATACGAATGGAAATCTGCTCCAAACGTCGCATGCTAGGCTGCAAACGCTGTGTTCGCAGGCTGAGTTCTTCAACGAGGGTGACCATCTTACGACGACGGAACATCAAGCGGTTTTCGGCGGCGCGGCGTTCTTTGTCGCTCGCCTCTTCCGAAATCATAGTCTCGAAGTCTTTAATGTTCTGCTCACGCAGCGGACGAAGTGTTCCCAGGTTATGCGGCATCCGCCCCAGGATCTGGTCTTTCTCGAGTGACTCGGTCATCGAAATTTTGATGGTACGGTCAAACGGAAGTTCAGATGCGTCGACTTTCGTAAGAATGCCGATCGCTTCGCCCATGACGTAATCGCCTGAGATGAGGAAACGTCGGAACAATTTCCGCGTTAACTCAATCTGTTTGGCCAGATTGATTTCTTCCTCACGTGTCAGCAGAGGAATCTCACCCATCTGGGTCAGATACATCCGCACGGGGTCGTCAATGCGACGCGATTTGTCTTCGGTCGACATCTCCCGAACACGGGGTTTACGTTTTTTGGAACCATCGGCAGGTTCAACTGGTGCGTCATCCTTGACCAGAGGAAGATCGAGCTCTTCCAGCGACATGACCAGGTGATCGAGCTTTTGAGGATTGTCCGCTTCATCAGGCAGGTATCCACTTGCCTCATGATAGGTAACAAATCCTTGCTCTCTACCTTTTTCAATTAGTGATTTCAGTTCTTGATCTAAGCGATGCACTCGCGTTTCCTCCCGGTTCAGGTCAAGTATTGTCGGTGGCTCGTTGTCGGTGGAAGTTAGCCGCTTTTTGCAACAACTCAATAGCCGTTACATCCAGCGTTGATCCGACAGAAGTCTCCGCAGTCAAGGAGACCATCTGC is part of the Polystyrenella longa genome and harbors:
- a CDS encoding chemotaxis protein CheC, whose translation is MNTTVEQLDALAEIINIGTGRAAAALSEITDSWIELSVPRVVACSPRDVSLHVDQTDSDSQTLICQKFQGGLNGQASLSFPSKSALSLAHFVGDVEDEADEFDFDLEGILEEVGNIVLNAVLGSVSNLFECGLDYSLPEFLPQIDLLSYMQNNVTEEAGEELTILVANANFNIASRDIRGSLIIVFQVECLRRLLAKVLDD
- a CDS encoding zinc ribbon domain-containing protein; translation: MSTTAADLKDLHELHRRLQAVQGKLEAGPKRIAAREQIVSKKETELEAARQKQKQLKMTSDQKTLQLKTNEAKIDTLKRKLNEASSNREYEIITSQIEADKVANSVLEDEILECLDGIDAQAKAIEKLQTELEASKADFGQFKTTFEATIPDLQEENDKLRSSLKEAETCIPVSERAQYQRLVAAHSDTALAAVESNACSECYTMLEPNIMVELNMGKIRFCRACGRLLYRE
- a CDS encoding response regulator codes for the protein MPFILVAEDSTLSRKMIVRALVSHGFEVIQARDGKEALKIFIERETELTCLVSDNLMPEMSGVELLAEVRKRTSEFPVIMASADIQKTTRAECDRLGISAFLNKPVQPEDLIAAVKDALSLPVC
- a CDS encoding PAS domain-containing hybrid sensor histidine kinase/response regulator, producing MTFLSLPHTQFSDSHYDLLPVGVCIIDRELNLYSWNKTLIQWSGISQKDAVGKNLSEFCSEAGIKRFRVRVGHVFDSQQSIVLSPSLHDALIPVNLGSVDQCWKMVQRVTVQPMPEQGDFALVCIEDVTTQYRQNTELRRERKKLRHSESQVRAINNATPESVLLTDPQGVIIEINRAGLEMMEADSSSDLIGKSLIDFVLPEYQEGVKQMSESACAGNRITIEYVMQGLKGTRRWMRTTSVPLELEQDHVVQLSLAWDISAQKRSEIALRKAHDEAQVANKAKNEFLANMSHEIRTPMTAIMGYADILHNNSNDPDTLEATYTIKRNGEHLLEIINDILDYSNLDTTQLRLESKNCCPVRLVNECAKRLMPVAKKKNLDLKLTYQGDIPSNIFTNPDRYRQVLTNIIGNAIKFTDSGEVKVVVHSEGREEGMLLIDVIDTGIGIRDEDLTHLFEPFTQADYSLSRKYGGTGLGLAISRYLTENLGGEIKVTSEVGQGSTFSISIAIGDLTSVEMIDGQTLNPEETPKVIKANLGMGDKLNCRVLLVDDGPDNQRLISFILKKAGAEVTIAEHGEEALTAMYGAWPIANEEELKAGWSSEKSPFDVVLMDMQMPVMDGYTATRAMRNLRNDIPVIAVTAHAMEGDREKCLEAGCDEYLTKPISKPTLLNQIRHFLPKSQLDASII
- a CDS encoding serine/threonine protein kinase; protein product: MTASLPPQDKSLTSPSHHSSQRQGAKPTPDQTQINALGATVIGAAESNSETKPIMPDTPPQPSTPSPVPPSVPNLPGKSNTPSSGKKATQLGDFRLRKRLGKGGMGEVFLAQQVSLDRPVAIKTLSKELAKKPDFVERFLREARSMARLHHPNVVQVYAADSQKGINYVAIEYIDGYSMQVWMNQRKRLTVGDSLHVVLVCAQALKQAHDLKMIHRDIKPDNILITSKGIVKVADFGLAKAIDEDVSMTQSGTGLGTPLYMAPEQARNAKHVDLRTDIYALGCTLYYFLTGELPFKGKDTLELILEKEKGTFKSARQINSEIPSRLDLMIDKMLAKDPNARYGDCAELVNDLVGLGLHSPSLSFIDGAVESAGIGHPSSMGMSSRGGVTQSPGGHTAIGSKPGGGTTGGTTPAYTPPNSAQDAQQAEVSRTMETSAGKAWYVRFFDAQGKSTLNKFSTEQVIKGIKAGMFDKRARAREGNKGQFVPLTQYVEFQGFMHQRIAQDTADQRGKNTAQQYEKLAQQYDRQKRWKWVKNLFQGMVGGIGFIVYLIIIVVLLGAGWIAFLFREDWLPMITG
- the rpoD gene encoding RNA polymerase sigma factor RpoD → MHRLDQELKSLIEKGREQGFVTYHEASGYLPDEADNPQKLDHLVMSLEELDLPLVKDDAPVEPADGSKKRKPRVREMSTEDKSRRIDDPVRMYLTQMGEIPLLTREEEINLAKQIELTRKLFRRFLISGDYVMGEAIGILTKVDASELPFDRTIKISMTESLEKDQILGRMPHNLGTLRPLREQNIKDFETMISEEASDKERRAAENRLMFRRRKMVTLVEELSLRTQRLQPSMRRLEQISIRMLELESQIKNLQRLKTAKDERANLQRELHDLMIMTLETPQSLKTRVQETQERFFAYEQAMRDLSGGNLRLVVSIAKKYRNRGLSFLDLIQEGNTGLMRAVDKYEYRRGYKFSTYATWWIRQAITRAIADQARTIRIPVHMIETMSKLRKVSKRLVQELGREPTLEETSEAAEVSLEETRRVMKISRHPISLDRPVGESEDSYFGDFIEDSGSDSPVNAATQEMLKDKIDIVLKTLTYREREIIKLRYGLGDGYTYTLEEVGRIFKVTRERVRQIEAKAVRKLQHPVRSKQLKGFLDTLAAANISN